A single region of the Streptomyces sp. ITFR-16 genome encodes:
- a CDS encoding UPF0182 family protein, with amino-acid sequence MPDRGGGPTGPRIRVGRPSRRARTLLMTLGVLAILAMAFVMFAGFWTDWLWYRSVAYSSVFTTTLWTKIGLFLVFGLLMALAIGVNIWLAHRLRPPLSAMSLEQQSLDRYRMSLAPYKKWVLLAITALVGLIAGASASGQWRTWLMYVNGVSFGQKDPQFHLDVSFYAFDLPWYRFLLGFGFAATVLSLIAAALTHYLYGGLRITSPGARATGAATGHLSVLLGIFVALKAVAYWLDRYGLAVKSSDFKATDNWTGLRYVDANAYLPAKTILFCIAAICAVLFFATLWRRTWQLPVIGFGLMVLSAILIGGLYPAIVQKFQVQPNEQAKEAPFIRKNIQATRDAYDIDDAKVTDYAGKSTTDDDAKLRASADTAASYRVMDPNVVSPAFQQLQQKRNYYQFPKTLDVDRYKDPSGKEQDTVIGLRELNLQGIPKRNWINDHFTYTHGYGAIAARGTTTGKNPKGSPDFTESGLPTTGDLGSYQQEVYYGEKTEQYSIVGGPQKELDYEEDGEKTTSYKGKSGVSLSSAFNRAAYAVAFSEPQILYSGAIGDGSRILYNRTPKERVEAVAPWLTIDGDAYPAVVDKRIQWVVDAYTTTNGYPYASRTTLGDTTADSLTTNQRAVVAQQNQVNYIRNSVKATVDAYDGTVKLYEWDTEDPVLKTWRKAFPGTVKPKADIPQDLMDHLRYPQDLFKVQRELLTRYHVTSPAQFYSGSDAWQVPDDPTNKESGSVPPYYLSIKMPDQTAQKFSLTTTFTPKGRPDLGAFMAVDADAASKDYGTIRLLRVTTTVKGPGQVQSELNGNDDVAEFVRNLKGTDSDIEYGNLLTVPLEGGFLYIEPVYTRGGTQNYPLLRKVAASYGSKIVFENSLGEALNAVFGAEGSDTGEPPADTTRPPGDTTPPPATGDDALKKAIADAQKAYTEGEAALKKQDWAAYGKAQTDLQDALERAAAAQPKSGSTSKTDKPNKPASSASADSGG; translated from the coding sequence ATGCCGGACCGCGGCGGAGGCCCGACCGGGCCACGGATCAGAGTCGGCCGCCCGTCCCGGCGCGCCCGAACCCTGCTCATGACACTCGGCGTCCTGGCGATTCTCGCCATGGCGTTCGTCATGTTCGCCGGGTTCTGGACCGACTGGCTCTGGTACAGGTCCGTCGCGTATTCATCCGTCTTCACCACCACCCTGTGGACCAAGATCGGACTGTTCCTCGTCTTCGGACTGCTGATGGCGCTCGCCATCGGTGTGAACATCTGGCTCGCGCACCGGCTCCGGCCGCCGCTGAGCGCGATGTCGCTGGAGCAGCAGAGCCTGGACCGCTACCGGATGAGCCTCGCCCCGTACAAGAAGTGGGTGCTGCTCGCGATCACCGCGCTCGTCGGTCTGATCGCCGGAGCGTCTGCCTCCGGCCAGTGGCGTACCTGGCTCATGTACGTGAACGGCGTCTCGTTCGGGCAGAAGGACCCCCAGTTCCATCTGGACGTCTCCTTCTACGCGTTCGACCTGCCCTGGTACCGCTTCCTGCTGGGCTTCGGCTTCGCGGCCACGGTGCTCTCGCTGATCGCCGCGGCGCTGACCCACTACCTGTACGGCGGGCTGCGCATCACCAGCCCCGGCGCGCGGGCCACGGGGGCGGCCACCGGCCATCTCTCGGTGCTGCTCGGGATCTTCGTCGCGCTCAAGGCCGTGGCGTACTGGCTCGACCGCTACGGGCTCGCGGTGAAGTCGAGTGACTTCAAGGCCACGGACAACTGGACGGGCCTGCGGTACGTCGACGCCAACGCCTACCTCCCGGCGAAGACCATCCTGTTCTGCATCGCCGCGATCTGTGCCGTGCTGTTCTTCGCGACGCTCTGGCGCCGCACCTGGCAGCTGCCCGTGATCGGTTTCGGGCTGATGGTGCTCTCGGCGATCCTGATCGGCGGGCTCTACCCGGCGATCGTGCAGAAGTTCCAGGTCCAGCCGAACGAGCAGGCCAAGGAAGCGCCGTTCATCCGGAAGAACATCCAGGCCACGCGCGACGCCTACGACATCGACGACGCGAAGGTCACCGACTACGCCGGCAAGTCCACCACGGACGACGACGCGAAGCTCCGCGCCAGCGCGGACACCGCGGCCAGCTACCGGGTGATGGACCCCAACGTCGTCTCGCCGGCGTTCCAGCAGCTCCAGCAGAAGAGGAACTACTACCAGTTCCCCAAGACGCTGGACGTGGACCGCTACAAGGACCCGTCGGGCAAGGAGCAGGACACGGTCATCGGTCTGCGCGAGCTCAACCTCCAGGGCATCCCCAAGCGCAACTGGATCAACGACCACTTCACCTACACCCACGGCTACGGTGCGATCGCCGCCCGGGGCACCACGACCGGCAAGAACCCGAAGGGATCTCCCGACTTCACCGAGTCCGGACTGCCGACCACCGGCGATCTGGGGTCGTACCAGCAGGAGGTCTACTACGGCGAGAAGACCGAGCAGTACTCCATCGTCGGCGGGCCCCAGAAGGAGCTCGACTACGAGGAGGACGGCGAGAAGACCACCAGCTACAAGGGCAAGAGCGGCGTCAGCCTCTCCAGCGCGTTCAACCGCGCCGCGTACGCGGTGGCCTTCAGCGAGCCGCAGATCCTGTACTCGGGAGCCATCGGCGACGGTTCGCGGATTCTGTACAACCGCACCCCCAAGGAGCGCGTCGAAGCCGTCGCGCCCTGGCTGACGATCGACGGCGACGCCTATCCGGCCGTGGTCGACAAGCGCATCCAGTGGGTCGTGGACGCGTACACCACGACCAACGGCTATCCGTACGCCTCGCGTACGACGCTCGGTGACACCACGGCCGACTCGCTGACCACCAACCAGCGCGCGGTCGTCGCCCAGCAGAACCAGGTCAACTACATCCGCAACTCGGTGAAGGCCACCGTCGACGCCTACGACGGCACGGTCAAGCTGTACGAGTGGGACACCGAGGACCCGGTCCTCAAGACCTGGCGCAAGGCGTTCCCGGGGACCGTGAAGCCCAAGGCGGACATCCCGCAGGACCTCATGGACCACCTGCGCTACCCGCAGGACCTGTTCAAGGTGCAGCGCGAACTGCTCACCCGCTACCACGTCACCAGCCCCGCGCAGTTCTACAGCGGCAGTGACGCGTGGCAGGTCCCGGACGACCCGACCAACAAGGAGTCCGGTTCCGTACCGCCGTACTACCTGAGCATAAAGATGCCGGACCAGACGGCTCAGAAGTTCTCGCTGACCACGACGTTCACCCCCAAGGGGCGGCCCGACCTCGGGGCGTTCATGGCGGTCGACGCCGACGCGGCCAGCAAGGACTACGGGACGATAAGACTCCTGAGAGTCACCACCACGGTGAAGGGGCCGGGCCAGGTACAGAGTGAGCTCAACGGCAACGACGACGTCGCCGAGTTCGTGAGAAACCTCAAGGGCACCGACTCCGACATCGAGTACGGCAATCTGCTGACGGTGCCGCTCGAAGGGGGCTTCCTCTACATCGAGCCGGTCTACACGCGCGGTGGCACCCAGAACTACCCGCTGCTGCGCAAGGTGGCCGCCTCGTACGGCTCGAAGATCGTCTTCGAGAACAGCCTCGGTGAGGCGCTCAACGCCGTCTTCGGCGCCGAGGGCTCCGATACGGGCGAGCCGCCGGCCGACACCACCCGGCCACCCGGGGACACCACGCCGCCGCCGGCCACCGGTGACGACGCCCTCAAGAAGGCCATCGCCGACGCGCAGAAGGCCTACACGGAGGGCGAGGCGGCCCTGAAGAAGCAGGACTGGGCCGCGTACGGCAAGGCGCAGACGGATCTGCAGGACGCGCTCGAGCGGGCGGCCGCCGCCCAGCCCAAGTCGGGCAGCACGAGCAAGACCGACAAACCGAACAAGCCGGCCAGTTCGGCGAGTGCCGACAGTGGCGGCTGA
- a CDS encoding PPA1309 family protein, which yields MLSMPNVSPSGPPMAASPLTVAVLEIDEYISGLGWDQPARLFALVDTARLRVQEPGLASQLGLDGDGSAAALTPIEQEELPAGTALDEFLATIAWPDAVVGCAMTVERLMLPPSAEASVPEGLDDAQLTKWVAGHPDRQEVRMTVAVLRDGARESAVRLREKDSPNEVLTGAGLVPGLAEALAATFES from the coding sequence ATGTTGTCCATGCCCAACGTTTCCCCCTCAGGCCCCCCGATGGCCGCCAGTCCCCTCACCGTCGCCGTGCTCGAGATCGACGAGTACATCTCCGGCCTCGGCTGGGACCAGCCCGCCCGCCTCTTCGCTCTGGTCGACACCGCACGCCTGCGGGTCCAGGAGCCGGGCCTGGCCTCCCAGCTCGGCCTCGACGGCGACGGCTCGGCCGCCGCACTCACCCCCATCGAGCAGGAGGAGCTTCCCGCAGGTACCGCACTGGACGAGTTCCTCGCCACGATCGCCTGGCCCGACGCCGTCGTCGGGTGCGCGATGACGGTGGAGCGGCTGATGCTGCCGCCGTCCGCCGAGGCCTCCGTCCCGGAGGGTCTCGACGACGCCCAGCTGACCAAGTGGGTCGCCGGGCACCCCGACCGGCAGGAGGTGCGGATGACCGTGGCCGTCCTGCGGGACGGGGCGCGCGAGTCGGCCGTACGGCTGCGCGAGAAGGACTCGCCGAACGAGGTGCTGACGGGTGCGGGGCTGGTGCCCGGCCTGGCCGAGGCCCTGGCCGCGACCTTCGAGTCCTGA
- a CDS encoding PDZ domain-containing protein, with protein sequence MPRRTATMLASTLILIALLCAGVLINVPYSEMSPGPTVNTLGKVDGEPVLQITGHKTYKTSGNLNMTTVRVTGADYKMNLVEAVYGWLGHDAVVVPHDTLYPNGKTEEQSTQENAEEFSQSQESAKVAALTELGIAVPSRVVVSTVLKDSPSQGKLHAGDVIKAVDGTAVKQPEDVSKLVTRHKPGQDVTFTVIPAKTAAAAEKAHKEPQGNEKVTVTTKKAAKENRAIVGIQAGTDHTFPFDIEIKLADVGGPSAGLMFSLGIIDKLTPDKLTGGKFIAGTGTIDDKGKVGPIGGINMKLVGARNAGARYFLTPDENCKAAASDTPDGLTLVRVKGIGDAKKSLEKIRAGDTAGLPSCSAG encoded by the coding sequence ATGCCACGCCGCACCGCGACGATGCTCGCCTCCACCCTGATCCTGATCGCGCTGCTCTGCGCAGGCGTGCTGATCAACGTGCCGTACTCGGAGATGTCCCCGGGGCCGACGGTGAACACCCTCGGCAAGGTCGACGGCGAGCCCGTCCTGCAGATCACCGGGCACAAGACGTACAAGACGTCCGGCAACCTCAACATGACGACGGTCAGGGTCACCGGCGCCGACTACAAGATGAACCTCGTCGAAGCCGTCTACGGATGGCTGGGTCACGACGCCGTGGTCGTTCCGCACGACACGCTCTACCCGAACGGCAAGACCGAGGAACAGTCGACGCAGGAGAACGCCGAGGAGTTCAGCCAGTCCCAGGAGAGCGCCAAGGTCGCGGCCCTCACCGAGCTGGGCATCGCCGTGCCGTCCCGGGTCGTCGTCTCCACGGTGCTCAAGGACAGCCCCTCGCAGGGCAAGCTGCACGCGGGCGACGTCATCAAGGCGGTCGACGGCACCGCGGTCAAGCAGCCCGAGGACGTCTCGAAGCTGGTCACGCGGCACAAGCCCGGCCAGGACGTCACCTTCACCGTCATCCCGGCCAAGACCGCGGCGGCGGCCGAGAAGGCCCACAAGGAGCCCCAGGGCAACGAGAAGGTCACCGTCACGACCAAGAAGGCCGCCAAGGAGAACCGCGCGATCGTCGGGATCCAGGCCGGGACGGACCACACCTTCCCGTTCGACATCGAAATCAAGCTCGCCGACGTGGGCGGCCCGAGCGCCGGGCTGATGTTCTCCCTCGGCATCATCGACAAGCTGACGCCGGACAAGCTGACGGGCGGCAAGTTCATCGCCGGCACCGGCACGATCGACGACAAGGGCAAGGTCGGCCCGATCGGCGGCATCAACATGAAGCTGGTCGGCGCACGCAACGCGGGCGCGCGCTACTTCCTGACCCCCGACGAGAACTGCAAGGCGGCCGCATCCGACACCCCCGACGGGCTCACCCTGGTCCGGGTCAAGGGCATCGGGGACGCCAAGAAGTCGCTGGAGAAGATCCGCGCGGGGGACACGGCCGGCCTGCCGAGCTGCTCGGCAGGCTGA
- a CDS encoding molybdenum cofactor biosynthesis protein MoaE — protein sequence MAPTYDHPGEQAAQDPIRLLEIRDTPLSVDEVFRAVGDDAAGGIALFVGTVRNHDGGQDVGALGYSCHPSAQDEMRRVAEKVVADFPVRALAAVHRVGELEVGDLAVVVAVSCPHRAEAFEACRKLIDDLKHEVPIWKHQRFSDGTEEWVGAC from the coding sequence ATGGCACCCACGTACGACCACCCCGGCGAGCAGGCGGCACAGGACCCGATCCGGCTGCTGGAGATCCGTGACACCCCCCTGTCGGTGGACGAGGTCTTCCGCGCGGTCGGCGACGACGCGGCGGGCGGCATCGCGCTCTTCGTCGGCACCGTGCGCAACCACGACGGCGGCCAGGACGTCGGGGCGCTCGGCTATTCGTGCCACCCCTCGGCCCAGGACGAGATGCGCCGGGTGGCCGAGAAGGTCGTCGCCGATTTCCCGGTCCGGGCGCTGGCCGCGGTCCACCGGGTGGGTGAACTGGAGGTGGGCGATCTCGCCGTGGTCGTGGCGGTCTCCTGCCCGCACCGGGCCGAGGCCTTCGAGGCCTGCCGCAAGCTCATCGACGACCTCAAGCACGAGGTCCCGATCTGGAAGCACCAGCGCTTCTCGGACGGTACGGAGGAGTGGGTCGGGGCCTGCTGA
- a CDS encoding SDR family oxidoreductase gives MSSPDPQVRAARNLADPSPANTPENTSGAEPESRPVRSRSRSRGPVVAVTGAATGVGELLTARLAASEEIKQVIAVDERRGEVSDATWHILDVRDPAIAEKLRGADVVVHLALDLDLETDPAARTAYNVRGTQTVLTAAAAVGVHRVVLCTSAMVYGALPDNDIPLAEDAELRATAEATGVGDLLEIERLGRRAPRAHPGLQVTVVRPTVLVGGTDTALTRYFESPRLLVVAGSRPTWQFCHVDDLVTALEYAALEKIDGEFAVGCDGWLEQEEVEELSGVRRMELPSAVALGAAARLHRIGLTPSPAGDLAYTMHPWVVSVSRLHDVGWRPSWTNEEVLAALLEEVEGRHTVAGRRLGRKDATAAGAAGATVALLGTAALVRRARKARRRI, from the coding sequence GTGAGTTCCCCAGATCCTCAGGTTCGCGCAGCGCGAAACCTGGCCGACCCTTCGCCCGCGAACACGCCCGAGAACACGTCCGGGGCCGAGCCCGAGAGCCGGCCCGTCCGCAGCCGCTCCAGAAGCCGCGGCCCCGTCGTGGCCGTCACCGGCGCCGCGACGGGTGTCGGCGAGCTGCTCACCGCACGCCTCGCGGCCTCCGAGGAGATCAAGCAGGTCATCGCCGTCGACGAACGCCGGGGCGAGGTCTCCGACGCGACCTGGCACATCCTCGACGTCCGCGACCCCGCCATCGCGGAGAAGCTGCGCGGCGCCGATGTCGTCGTGCACCTGGCTCTCGATCTCGACCTGGAGACCGATCCCGCTGCCCGCACCGCCTACAACGTGCGCGGCACCCAGACCGTGCTGACCGCCGCCGCGGCCGTCGGCGTCCACCGGGTCGTGCTGTGCACCTCCGCGATGGTCTACGGGGCCCTGCCCGACAACGACATCCCGCTCGCCGAGGACGCCGAGCTGCGGGCCACCGCCGAGGCCACCGGCGTCGGCGACCTGCTGGAGATCGAACGGCTCGGCCGCCGCGCCCCGCGCGCCCACCCCGGTCTCCAGGTCACCGTCGTCCGCCCCACCGTCCTCGTCGGCGGCACGGACACCGCGCTGACCCGGTACTTCGAGTCGCCCCGGCTCCTCGTGGTGGCCGGATCCCGCCCCACCTGGCAGTTCTGCCACGTGGACGACCTGGTCACAGCGCTGGAGTACGCCGCCCTGGAGAAGATCGACGGGGAGTTCGCGGTCGGCTGCGACGGCTGGCTCGAACAGGAGGAGGTCGAGGAGCTCAGCGGTGTCCGCCGGATGGAGCTGCCCTCCGCCGTCGCCCTGGGCGCCGCCGCCCGGCTGCACCGGATCGGCCTGACCCCCTCCCCGGCGGGCGACCTCGCGTACACGATGCACCCCTGGGTGGTCAGCGTCAGCCGGCTGCACGACGTGGGGTGGCGGCCGAGCTGGACCAACGAGGAGGTGCTCGCCGCGCTCCTGGAGGAGGTCGAGGGACGCCACACCGTCGCCGGCCGCCGGCTCGGCCGCAAGGACGCCACCGCCGCGGGAGCCGCCGGTGCGACCGTGGCCCTGCTCGGCACCGCCGCCCTGGTGCGCCGCGCCCGCAAGGCCCGCCGCCGCATCTAG
- a CDS encoding zinc-dependent metalloprotease yields MSDTPFGFGLPPEEPDDGDKGKKNDPTGGGQGSGGPANPFGFGPGAGGDNPFAAMFGSMNPNDLGAAFQQLGQMLSYEGGPVNWDMAKQIARQTVSQGTPDGTKDASVGPSERAAVDEALRLADLWLDGVTSLPSGSVSTVAWSRAEWVEASLPAWQKLVDPVAERVGLAMGDVLPEEMQAMAGPLIGMMRSMGGAMFGQQIGQAVGVLAGEVVGSTDIGLPLGPAGKAALLPLNVERFGKDLSVPQDEVRLYLALREAAHQRLFAHVPWLRSHLFGAVEGYARGIKVDTSKLEDVVGQFDPSQPEQLQDALQQGMFQPEDTPEQKAALARLETALALVEGWVDAVVHEAAKSRLTSSDALRETMRRRRASGGPAEQTFATLIGLQLRPRRLRDASRLWASLTDARGLDGRDALWEHPDMLPTAHDLDDPDGFVHHEQPDFSELDKMLGEAANGPQKPPAGSDGPAAEDDDGKDDTDK; encoded by the coding sequence GTGAGTGACACCCCATTCGGATTCGGCCTTCCGCCGGAGGAGCCGGACGACGGCGACAAGGGCAAGAAGAACGACCCCACCGGAGGTGGGCAGGGTTCGGGCGGTCCGGCGAACCCGTTCGGCTTCGGCCCCGGCGCGGGCGGTGACAACCCCTTCGCCGCCATGTTCGGCTCGATGAACCCCAACGATCTGGGCGCCGCTTTCCAGCAGCTCGGCCAGATGCTGAGCTACGAGGGCGGTCCCGTGAACTGGGACATGGCGAAGCAGATCGCCCGCCAGACGGTCTCGCAGGGCACGCCGGACGGCACCAAGGACGCCAGCGTCGGCCCCTCCGAGCGTGCCGCGGTCGACGAGGCGCTGCGCCTGGCCGACCTCTGGCTGGACGGCGTGACGTCGCTGCCCTCCGGTTCGGTCTCCACCGTGGCGTGGAGCCGTGCGGAGTGGGTGGAGGCCTCCCTGCCGGCCTGGCAGAAGCTGGTCGACCCGGTGGCCGAGCGTGTCGGGCTGGCCATGGGCGATGTGCTGCCCGAGGAGATGCAGGCCATGGCGGGCCCGCTGATCGGCATGATGCGGTCGATGGGCGGTGCGATGTTCGGCCAGCAGATCGGGCAGGCCGTCGGCGTGCTGGCGGGCGAGGTGGTCGGCTCGACCGACATCGGACTGCCGCTGGGCCCGGCCGGCAAGGCCGCGCTGCTTCCGCTGAACGTGGAGCGGTTCGGCAAGGACCTGAGCGTCCCGCAGGACGAGGTGCGGCTGTATCTGGCCCTGCGCGAGGCCGCCCACCAGCGGCTCTTCGCCCATGTGCCGTGGCTGCGCTCGCATCTGTTCGGTGCGGTCGAGGGCTATGCGCGCGGCATCAAGGTGGACACCAGCAAGCTGGAGGACGTGGTCGGCCAGTTCGACCCCTCGCAGCCGGAGCAGTTGCAGGACGCGCTCCAGCAGGGCATGTTCCAGCCGGAGGACACCCCGGAGCAGAAGGCCGCCCTGGCCCGTCTGGAGACGGCCCTCGCGCTGGTCGAGGGCTGGGTGGACGCCGTGGTCCACGAGGCCGCGAAGTCCCGGCTGACCTCCTCTGACGCGCTGCGCGAGACGATGCGCCGGCGCCGCGCGTCGGGCGGGCCCGCCGAGCAGACGTTCGCCACGCTCATCGGCCTCCAGCTGCGTCCCCGGCGGCTGCGGGACGCCTCGCGCCTGTGGGCCTCGCTCACGGACGCGCGCGGGCTCGACGGACGCGACGCGCTCTGGGAGCACCCGGACATGCTGCCGACCGCTCACGACCTGGACGACCCGGACGGTTTCGTCCACCACGAGCAGCCGGACTTCTCCGAGCTGGACAAGATGCTCGGCGAGGCGGCGAACGGCCCGCAGAAGCCCCCGGCCGGCTCCGACGGCCCGGCGGCCGAGGACGACGACGGCAAGGACGACACGGACAAGTGA
- a CDS encoding NUDIX hydrolase has product MSLHDDAVLVLKGYGSGEDGLDAAQTELRQDYLDHLARHPDGMWKACEAGHLTASALVVDPERGRVLLTLHRKLRMWLQMGGHCEPGDGTLAAAALREATEESGITGLTLPAGGPVALDRHPIPAPCHWHLDVQYVALAPSGAAERISDESLDLRWFAYDEVAGVADSSVVRLLERTRAALGEGR; this is encoded by the coding sequence GTGAGCCTGCACGACGACGCCGTTCTCGTACTGAAGGGCTACGGGAGCGGCGAGGACGGGCTGGATGCCGCCCAGACGGAGCTGCGGCAGGACTATCTGGACCATCTGGCGCGGCATCCCGACGGCATGTGGAAGGCCTGCGAGGCCGGGCATCTGACGGCCAGCGCCCTGGTCGTCGACCCGGAGCGCGGCCGGGTGCTGCTCACGCTGCACCGCAAGCTGCGGATGTGGCTGCAGATGGGCGGCCACTGCGAGCCCGGTGACGGCACCCTGGCCGCCGCGGCGCTGCGCGAGGCGACAGAGGAGTCCGGGATCACCGGACTGACACTGCCGGCGGGCGGTCCGGTGGCCCTGGACCGTCATCCGATCCCGGCCCCGTGCCACTGGCATCTGGATGTGCAGTACGTGGCGCTCGCGCCGTCGGGCGCGGCGGAGCGGATCAGTGACGAGTCGCTCGACCTGCGCTGGTTCGCGTACGACGAGGTCGCCGGGGTCGCCGACTCCTCGGTGGTCCGTCTGCTGGAGCGCACCCGCGCGGCGCTGGGCGAGGGCCGGTAG
- a CDS encoding AIM24 family protein, protein MQSSLFSYTEQQSQERYTVQNPQLLRVSLTGHDDVLARKGAMVAYQGLMEFDGEYQSHGQRRARAHTGEGLDLMRCSGQGTVYLANLAQYVHIVDVDRDGLTVDSAYVLALDSSLHSEVIAVDSQYGISGTGKYQLNISGTGKVALMTSGQPLMMQVTPDKYVNADADAIVAWSSSLRVQMQAQTHSSGVFRRRGNTGEGWELSFLGQGFALVQPSEVLPPQSAQIGQGLRAQYGMGQQGSHAQNQNNAWN, encoded by the coding sequence ATGCAGAGTTCGCTTTTCAGCTACACGGAACAGCAGTCGCAGGAGCGCTACACGGTCCAGAACCCGCAGCTCCTGAGGGTCTCGCTGACCGGCCACGACGACGTCCTGGCCCGCAAGGGGGCCATGGTCGCCTACCAGGGCCTGATGGAGTTCGACGGCGAGTACCAGTCGCACGGACAGCGCCGCGCCCGCGCGCACACCGGTGAGGGCCTCGACCTCATGCGCTGCTCCGGGCAGGGCACCGTCTATCTCGCCAACCTCGCGCAGTACGTCCACATCGTGGATGTCGACCGCGACGGGCTGACGGTCGACAGCGCCTATGTGCTGGCGCTCGACTCCTCGCTGCACAGCGAGGTCATCGCCGTGGACAGCCAGTACGGCATCTCGGGCACCGGCAAGTACCAGCTCAACATCTCCGGCACCGGCAAGGTCGCCCTGATGACCTCCGGCCAGCCGCTGATGATGCAGGTCACGCCCGACAAGTACGTCAACGCCGACGCCGACGCGATCGTCGCCTGGTCCAGCTCCCTGCGGGTGCAGATGCAGGCCCAGACGCACTCCTCGGGTGTCTTCCGCCGGCGCGGCAACACCGGCGAGGGCTGGGAGCTCAGCTTCCTCGGACAGGGCTTCGCCCTGGTGCAGCCGAGCGAGGTCCTGCCCCCGCAGAGCGCCCAGATCGGCCAGGGCCTGCGCGCCCAGTACGGCATGGGCCAGCAGGGCTCCCACGCGCAGAACCAGAACAACGCCTGGAACTGA
- a CDS encoding AIM24 family protein produces the protein MNQQLAGYAPTPVTARMENHGHSMLKVAMATGQDLFARTGSMVAYEGFIQYEPNPPAVRQIASQWITGEGAPLMKCAGDGLLYLADYGADVVVINLNNDSLSVNGTNVLAFDGHLTWGVERVKGLAKFAGQGLWNVCISGTGWVAITSRGTPIVVDCGRGEDETYVDPDALVAWSPNLKVKGKRSFKASSLIGRGSGEAFQMAFSGQGIVVVQPSEDSTDRLRVRN, from the coding sequence ATGAACCAGCAACTCGCGGGCTACGCCCCGACCCCCGTCACGGCCCGGATGGAGAACCACGGCCATTCGATGCTGAAGGTGGCCATGGCCACCGGCCAGGACCTCTTCGCGCGCACCGGCTCGATGGTGGCGTACGAGGGCTTCATCCAGTACGAGCCCAACCCGCCCGCCGTCCGCCAGATCGCCTCGCAGTGGATCACCGGCGAGGGCGCGCCCCTGATGAAGTGCGCCGGTGACGGGCTGCTCTACCTCGCCGACTACGGCGCCGACGTGGTCGTCATCAATCTCAACAACGACTCCCTCTCGGTCAACGGCACCAATGTCCTCGCCTTCGACGGCCACCTCACCTGGGGCGTCGAAAGGGTCAAGGGGCTGGCCAAGTTCGCCGGCCAGGGCCTGTGGAACGTCTGCATCTCCGGCACCGGCTGGGTCGCGATCACCTCGCGCGGCACGCCGATCGTCGTCGACTGCGGACGCGGCGAGGACGAGACGTACGTCGACCCGGACGCCCTGGTCGCGTGGTCCCCGAACCTCAAGGTGAAGGGCAAGCGCAGCTTCAAGGCATCCTCGCTGATCGGGCGGGGCAGCGGCGAGGCGTTCCAGATGGCCTTCTCCGGCCAGGGGATCGTCGTCGTCCAGCCGAGCGAGGACAGTACCGACCGGCTGCGCGTCCGGAACTGA